The Nitrospira sp. sequence TCGGCGTCGCCACGAGCTGCTGTATCGTGACTTTTTGCGGTCTCTGGGGATCGGTATTCACGACGCGATGACCCGCTCCATGCTGCCTTCAACTCGTGCCTATATCGAAGGGATGGAGAGGCTATACAGTGATGGCAATCACGCAAAAGCCTTGGGCGCCTCATTCGGTCTTGAAAACATGGCCATCACGATGTGGGATCATCTGATCCCGGGTCTCATGCACCTGAAAGCCGCTCGCCACCCGCACATGGACCTGACCTATTTCACCTTTCACCGGCAGTTGGAGCAGAGTCATGAAGAAGCCATGAAAGAGGCCGTTCAAGTCATGGATGGTGAACCAGGATCGGCGACTCTCGCGGTTCAGCAGGAACAAGACTTTCAAGAGGGCGTGCAGGCAGTGTTGAACTATCTGGAAGGATTTTGGCTGGGACTCGATGAGCGGCGATCCGGCAACATCCGACAGTCGGCACAGAGCGACGTGCGAATGACGGTCACTGAGCAGTACCGATGATGGACATGTGATGGGAGATTGGAGTCAAGATACAACTCTTTGCGGTGGAACCGCCGGTGGAGTGCGTCACTCCCCGCAGACCACCCCTAAATATGAGGTCATCCTATGATGAGGTCAGCATGACGGAAATCGCGGAATACTTCGAATTGGTCAAGGGACGGTACGGATTGAGCAGCGATTACGCCTTGGCGGAGAAACTGGGAATCGCTCAGCCGGAAGCCAACCTGATGCGCCGAGGGCTCAAAGTCCCCAAGCCGGAATTGTGCATCAAGATCGCCAAGCTCCTGAACAAAAATCCGGTTGAACTCCTCCTGATCGCTCAAAAAGACAAAGCCCCGAAACAGGCCAAAGAGTACTGGACTTTGGCCCAGACCGCCGTCGGTGTCATGCTCCACGTTCCGAAGAGCCCGAAATACATTCCACGCAAAGTAGCAGCCATCGGCCAAGAACTCCGCCAGCTTGAAACACAGACGTTGCTCTACGAAGGCGCCGAAGCAAATGCGGAAGCCGTTCGGCTCGTCCAAACCGCGGAACAATCCATGGACGCCATCATGGAGCGATGGAACATCTGGAAAAAGGGAGAGGCCTTGTACCCAAGCTACCTGTTGGCCAACCAAGCGGCGGTCAAGCGGGGGGTTACGATTCGCCGCCTCATAGTCCTGACGCGCGAACAGATGCGACAAGAATCGGTCGTCACGGATGCCATCCAGGTCATGGATGACCAATATCGGGCCGGCATCAAGATCTTCTTTGCGTTTCGTGAAGAGCTGGAACGGGCGGCCGCCTTTCAACGTTTCGAGGAAGACTACAGGCAACAAGGGGCTGCGCGCGATCTCAATACCGCCATCTTTGACAGAGAGATTCTGATCTTCTCCCGATCCTACGGGCAAGTCCAGCTCGGCATGGTGGCGCCCACCATACCGATTACGATGATCAACCAACTGGAAATCACGTGGAAGCCGGAGTTGTTGCGGGACCTCGATCCGGCTCCGCTCTTCGACATGACCCGATATGTGTTCGAATTTTGCGAACCCCGGGCTTTCAAGAAGGAATTGGAGCGATTCACGAGGTCGGTTGCATGAAATTCCCTTCCGAGCCGTGCGCTCGATCCGTCAATCATCATGCACTGGAGATGACGAGACCCTGGAACCGATGACCGTCTAAGGAAATATCATGGCCGCTCTGTTCAAAGGGTTCGAACGGATCGAAGAAGCCAGAGAGCGATTGGCAGGCCGGAGTTTTATGGTGGGGCTATTTGCGGGAAGGCCCGACTTTTCGCTCCTCCTCATGCCGGACGAGTCGCCGGAAGACAAGGCTTCCTGGGAAGCATTCCGCCCACGCCTGGAAACTTTTCTCAAGACGAATGTCGATCCCGATGAAATCGAACGGACCGCGAGAATCCCCGACTCCGTCCTGAAGGGACTTTTCGCGCTCGGCGCCTTCGGCATGAAGATCCCCCGGCAGTACGGCGGGCTCGGTTTCTCGTACACGAACTATGGCCGCGCGCTCATGCTCATGGCGAGCTGGAGCAACGCGCTGGCTCTCACAGTCGCCGTGCCGCAATCGATCGGTATCGCGATGCCGATCCTCATGTTCGGCAACGAGGAGCAGCGCCGCACGTACCTTCCGCTTGTGGCGCGGGAGGCAATATCGGCTTTCGCTCTCACGGAACCGATTACCGGGTCTGACGCCGCAAACATTGCGACGGAGGCCGTCCTGGATTCCAGCGGAACGGCGTTTGTCGTGAACGGGGAAAAGCTATGGTGCACGAACGGCCCCATCGCGCGCTACGTGACGTTGATCGCACGGGTACCGGCCAAACGGAAAGCGCAGAATGGGCAAACGAGCTGGGAACCGGTTCCCGCCGGCAAAGAAGCAGATGATCACGTGCACACCGCCTTCATCCTCGATATGCACACACCCGGTGTCCATATTCGACAGCACTGCCAGTTCGAGGGATGCCGGGGCATCGAGAATGCTCACATGACGTTCACGGATGTTCACGTCCCGGCGGGGAATGTCATCGGTGAGGTCGGCCGAGGGCTCAAGTACGCGCTGACCATCCTCAACGTGGGCCGCGCGGTCAGCATCCCGGCCATTTGCTTGGGCATGGCCAAACAAGCTTGGCAACCTACGCTCGATCGGGCGAACCAGCGCCTCACCTTCCAGAAGCCTTTAGGCACCAGGCAGACGCAACGCATCAGGCTGGGCCGCATGGCCGCGAACCTCTTCGCGATGGAGGCCCTCGCGTTCACGGCGTGGCGAATGGCGGATCAGCACACGTTTGACGTCCGGATCGAAGCGGCTCTGGCCAAGCTGTTCTGCTCCGAGAGAACGATTCAGTTCTTAAAAGACGCCCAAGTCATCTTCGGCGGGATGGGATACGAAACAGCCCATTCCAAGTGGGTCCGTGGAGAGCCTGCGTTCGGCATCGAGCAGCTGGTCCGCGATGCGGAGATGTACCGAATCGGAGAAGGGGCCACGGATATCCTGCGACCATTCGTCGCCCGCGAGGGTCTCAACATGCATCTCGAAAGAGCCGGGCATCTCTTCGACGAACGAACGACGGGCATTCGTCAATTCATCGAGTTGCGCCGACTCCTCCAATTCTACGCTCCTTGGTACATGAGCCAATGGAGAAGTCGCCGACTACCGCCACGCCCGGAATTCCAGCGCTCCAATGTCCGCTCCAAGCTGCTATTCGTGGAGCGTGCGAGCCGTCGACTGGCGCGGACGATCTTTTATGCCATGCTGCTTCATCGGAAGACGCTTCAAGACGATCAGGGCCGGCAAAACCGGATCGAAATGATCGGCGAAGATCTTCTGGTGATCGCAGCCACGGCGCTATACGCCGACACACAGGAACGGATCGCCGCGCATTCGGACGTTTGGGAACTCGTGGAGGGATATGTTCGAGAAGCGACGGACCGGATCGCTCATAACACTCAAGGATTGATTCGTAATCGGGACGCAGGGGTGGCATCCATCGGGAGCAAGGCCCTGAGCGGTCGATATGCTTCACTGACCGATGGAATCATACAGCGTGCTCTTCAAGACTACGTGAGGCGGGAGAGGGCCTTGAAGCCCGATGAAGAGCATATGCGTAAGGTGGTGTGATTCCAAGGGGACGTTCGAGGAGAGCGTTCGGACACATTCACCCATCACAAAATACATCAGAGCAAAGATCAACGCATGCGTGCCTGGTTGATGGATTCCTATAACGGAGTTGACCAGTTGCGTCTCGGCGAGGTGCCCGATCCTCAGCCCGGGGCGGCAGAGGTCCGGCTCAACGTGCGGTATGCCGCGCTCAATCCGGCGGATGCCTTTCTGGCACAAGGGCTGTATCCGGCCAAGCCCGTTCTGCCTCATATTCTCGGGCGCGACGGCGTGGGCAACGTCGAGAGCGTGGGATCGCGTGTGAACAACATTCGCAGGGGTGACACAGTCGGGATTCTGCGCTGTGAAGCGGGAGTGGAAATCCCGGGAACCCTGGCTGAGAAAGTCGTGGTTCCTGCGGACAGTCTCGTCCGTATCCCCGCCGGTTGGTCCCTCGAAGAAATGGCCGGCGCCCCGCTCGTCTTCTTAACCGCCTGGCAGGCCTTGACTCAGTGGAATGATCCTCCGGCTCCGCCACCAGGGGGATCGGTTCTCCTCATGACCGGCGCGTCGGGTGGAGTCGGCGTGGCATCGGTGATGCTCGGAAAATCGATGGGTCTGGTCGTCGTAGGTCTATCGCGCGATGCGGAGAAGAGAGCCAAATTGAACGCGCTGGGAGCGGACTTCGTATTCGATCCTGCGGCCCACAACCTTGTGAAATCCGTCTCAGCGGCGATCCATCCCAAGAGAGTGGACCTGGCTATCGACTGCGTCGGCGGCAAGCTGCTCTCTCACGTCATCGCGCTTCTCGGCCATCGTGGCCGAATCAGCATCGTGGGCCGGAGCGGAGGCGTAGTTCCGGAGTTCAATCCAGCGACCTTATTATTCCGGCGCATTTGCATCGGCGGCGTCGCGGTTGGAGACTACACAAGCCAGGCCGCACAGGCAGCGTGGGAACACATTGTCGGTCGGCTGAAGGCGATCGGACGCCATCCACAGGTAGACAGCGTGATCCCATTCGAAGCCGTCATGATGGGATTCTCGAGACTCGCGCAGGGTCCCATGGGAAAAGTAGTGATACGGGTGGCCGACTAGCATGGCTTTAGACGGCTTGGGTCAAACGGGCTCCGCAACGAGAGGGCCGAGCCCGTCACCGTTCTACTCCTTCCACCCTTCTATCCAAATTCCGACATAATACGAGAGCATTACCACGCACAGCATGATGAATACATGTTCCGCCATCACCGTCCAGGGTGCGATTCCTTGGGTTCGCGCCAGGAAAAAACTAAGGACGGCAATGAGGAAAAGGCCCCAGAGGATGCTTGCGAGAATTGCGATCGGAAGAGGAGCGGCGAGCACCGGCACGATGAAGCTCAACGCGATGACAAATTTTGCGACGAATGTCGCGATTGTCGATTCCCAGACGTGTACAGTCGAACCGGTGTTCTTCGATTCCTCCGAGAGATGGATGCCCATCGCATCCGACAGAGAATCAGCAATGGCGATGGTGAGAATCCCGCCGAGTACAACCGCTTTCGAATGAGTGCTCGAGTCCAGCCCCACCATGAGTCCGATGGTGGTAATAACGCCGGAGGTCAAACCGAACGTAAACCCGGTCTTGACTGATGGCTTAACACTCCAAGTCTTGGTCACGGCTGCACTGCGACTTTTGCCGCACGTTTCCGAAGGGAGAATCTCTCACAGTTGCCATGAACCTTCCTCGATCCGGGCATTCTCCGTCCGAACAAGGAGAGAGGCTCCATGGCCAGGATCGAAGCAAGCCCAGTGCCATGTCTCTTTTATTGATTGGCCCGGTTATTATCCGAATAATCTAATCGTCGAAGGCATATCGCTGTAGCCTTTTGCGACAGGATTGGGCTTTTGTCACCATTCTCTTCGATAGTCATGGGTCATGCCGACGCTTGCTTCCGCTCTCATTCCATCTCCGCAGACCGTCGCTAGAGTCTTACTTTTCCATCACGGGGGCCGCACACCGGTAACGGTTCACTGACAACATTGCGCTCGACATCTTCCATCACCCCTGATACTGTGCCGCCGCGACATCCGGGTGCCGGCGACAGATTCGAAGCCATGATCGGTTTTTAGGAGAGAACACTGCGGTTCGGTCGTATCAGGATTGTGAATGCTGTGATGAGACTGGTCAGTTCAGTGATCCTTCTCACACTGACGGCAGCGGGCATACTTTCTATGCCTCCGCATGGAAAAGCGACCTCTCGATCCGCATCGGATCGGATGGCAAAGGGGAAACAGGTCTACCTTAAGCATTGCGCCGGGTGTCATGGTTCCGAGGGAAAAGGGGACGGGTACAAACTCCTCGGCGCCGATCCGGCCAACCTTACATCGCCGGCGACACAAAACAAGTCGGATGCGGCTCTTCTCACCTCCATACATGAAGGAAAAGCAACCATGCCTTCATGGAACATTCGCCTGTCTCAGCAGGACGCGCGCGATGTGCTCGTGTATGTACGGACTCTCGCCAAGTAGCCATACGCGAAACTGAATCAGAGACTGCTCGGTTCTGGAGACCGTCTTCATCTGAGAATAGTGTTCAAGCGCCGAAGAGATGCTCCGCCGAATCGCAGACGGACAGAAGCATTCACGATAATACATGCCCGCAGATGATCCGGGCGTATGCCTCTGCCGAACCTACCTACCTGCCTGCGTCAGGCGTCTTTCCGTCCACCGGTTCAACGCGCACTACGGAGACCTTGTATTCAGGACATTTGGAGCTTTCATCTGCGCTGGACGAAAGCAGGCTGTTCACATCCGAGCCGGGGAAATGAAAGCTGGTGAATAATTCGCCCGGCCGCATGCGCGTGCTGGGCCGAACCGGCAGAACGGCCGCGCTTCGGGGACTCACAAGGCGTACCATCTGATCTCCATCCAACCCCAGGCGAGCACAATCGTCGGGATGCATTTCAAGCACGTCACGGTCTACTAAGTCGATGAGAGGGGTTCTCCTCGTCTGTGCGCCGCAATTGTAATGCTCCAAAATACGCCCGGTGATCAGCACGAACGGATAGTCCTCGTTGGGCTGTTCACCCGGCGGGAGATAATCCACGCCGACAAAACGACCTTTGCCTCTGGGAAAACCGTCTGCATGCATGAGCGTTGTCCCCGGATGTTCGTTGTCGAGCACCGGCCACTGTAAACCGTCCGGCTGATCCAATCGTTCGTACGTCACACCGGCCAATATCGGACTCAACGCCGCTATTTCCTTCATGATCTCGGAAGGATGTCCATAATGCATCGGGTATCCCATTCGGCGGGAAACTTCGCAGACTACTTGCCAGTCCGGAAGAATGCCGTGAGGTGGGTCCACCACCTTTCTGATGCGCTGAATGCGCCGCTCCAAGTTGGTAAAGGTTCCATCTTTTTCCAGGAATGACGCGCCGGGGAGCACAAGATGCGCAAATTTCGCGGTCTCGCTCATGAAGAGATCCTGCACCACGAGAAACTCGATCCGCGACAGAGCCTCTCTCACTTTTTTGAGATTCGGATCGGTCTGCGCCACGTCATAGCCTACAATCCACAGCGCCTTCAGCCGTCCATCGAGCGCCGCCTCCCACATGTCCGGAATCTTCATACCTCGTTTGCTCGGCAAAGGCTTTCCCGTGATGGACTCGTGCCGCGCCGCCACCACGGGATCGCTCAAGGATTGATACGCGACGAAGTGCGTCGGCAGGCAGCCGGAGTCCGAAGCCCCTTGTACATTGTTTTGTCCTCTCAGGGGGTTGATGCCGGTGCCGGGCCTCGCGATGTTGCCCGTTGCGAGGGCAAGATCGCACAACGCCATGACGCCGTGACTGCCCCAGCGATGCTCCGTCATCCCCAGACCATGAAGGGCAAGCGCCGCCCCGCTTTGAGCATACATCCTGGCCGCACGGCGAATGTCATGGGCAGGCACACCGGTCAGCCGCTCGACGGTCTCCGGCGGATAGGCTTTTACCGTCGCGAGCCAGTCCTCAACCCCCTCGGTACGCCCGGCGATGAAACTCTGATCGAGTAAGCCTTCCTCGGCGATTACGTGCCCGAGACCATTGAGGAGCGCCACGTTGGTGCCGGGCCGCAATTGCAGATGAATCGTGGCTACCCCAGCGATCTCGGTCCGCCGCGGATCGATGACTATGAACGGCACGCCTCGTCGGGCTAGCTGAAGCAGTTTGGCGCCAAGGACCGGATGCGACTCGGTCGGATTTGCACCGACAACGAGAATCAGCTTGGCGTCGTCCAGATCGCGAATGGAATTGGTGGCAGCGGAGGCGCCAAGCGTCTCCATCATGCCGGTCACGGTCGCGCTGTGGCAGACGCGGGCACAGTTGTCGATATGGTTCGTGCCCATGACGCAGCGTATAAATTTGCCGAACAGATAATTTTCTTCATTGGTCCCGCGGCTTGAGGAAATTGCAGCGACGGCGTCCGGACCGGCTGTCTCTCTGATCCGGCTGAACGAACGGGCTACGAGATCCAGCGCCTGCTCCCACCCGACGGCTTTCCAACCATCGCCTTCGCGGAGCAGCGGTGTCCGAATTCGATCGTCGGCATCGTTGTACGTCCACCCGAACCGGCCCTTCAGGCAGGCATGGCCATGATTGGTCGGGCCATCGTCGGCCGGCACCATGGCAACGATACGGCCGTCTCGAACACCGGCGTGAAAGGTACATCCGACTCCGCAATACGCACATGTCGTGCGGACTTGACGAGTGGCAGGGCCGTGCTCGAGCACGGTTTTTTCAGATAGAGCCCCCGTTGGACATTCTTTGACGCAGGCGCCGCAGGAGACGCAATTCGAGTCGGCAATCCGGCTGTGCCGGCCGGTGCCGATAGCCCCGCCCCATCCCGGCCTCACCGCGAATCCGCTTCGAATCATGGAGACAGCACGAGCAGGCTGAATCTCATCGCAGGCCCGCACGCACCGTGCGCATGAAATACATTTGACGTTGTCGAATGTAAAGAAGGGGTTGGACTCGTCGCGGATTTGATCGCGTTGTGCGCCGACCGGATATCGAACGTCGGTCACACCATAGAGATCCGCCAAGCGGGTCAGCTCGCCGAGAGACTCAGTGGTTGGACGCTCGGATAAATAGAGCTCGATCACATTCCGCCGATACCGAGTCAACTGAGAGCTTTCCGTCGCAACGACCATCCCATCACGGACCGGCATGGAACATGTCGCATGGACGCCCTTCATGCCCTCGATTTCCGCAAGGCACAGCCGGCAGGATCCGTACGGAGCGAGATGCGCCGACGCACACAGACTGGGAATCGCAATGCCGGCTCGAATGGCGGTTTGATAGACGGTATCGCCCTGTTCAGCAATGACCCGTTTCCCGTTGATGGTGATGTGTGCCATCGGTGTCATGGGTCAATGTTGCGCAGCCTGCTTCGGAACTCCGGTCCGAAATGTTCAATCGCGGTGAGGACGGGATAGGGGCCGCGCGCGCCATGCGCGCACAGGCTGGTCGCTTTCATGGTCTCGCCGAGATCCGCCAGCAATTCCAGATCCACCGGTGTTCCCTGGCCCCGTTCGATGCGTTCCAACAGTTCCCGGCTCCGGACGGATCCGATACGGCATGGAATGCATGTCCCGCACGATTCCTCAGCGGTAAACGTCATATAGTGCCGTGCGAGCTCCACCATGTCAGTCTGATCGTCAAAGACGACGATGCCTCCATGTCCCAACACCGCTCCGGCATCGTTGAAGGCATCAAAGCACAGGGGAATGTCGAGTTGGGATTCAGGAAACAAGCTTCCTAGTGGGCCGCCGACCTGCACGGCTTTGAAGCGGCCTCCGTCCGCCATGCCGCCGCCGAACCGCTCCAGCACCTCGCGGAGTGTCGCGCCGAACGGAATTTCAATCAGGCCAGGCTGCCGGATACGGCCTCCGAGTTGCAGAGCCACCGTTCCCTTTGATCGTTCCGTACCCAGAGCCAAGTGCCAGGCAGCCCCCCGGGAAACAATTTCAGTGACCGTCGCGAACGTCAGCACATTGCTGACGATGGTCGGCTTCCCATAGAGACCTGCCACCGCGGGATACGGCGGGCGGACCTTCACCATGCCGCGGCCACCCTCGAGCGAAGAAAGCAGCGCCGTTTCTTCACCGCACACGTAAGAACCGGCTCCGCGAAATACTTCCAAGCGAAATGGTCGTCCCTCGACCGTCAGCACCCCTGCCCGCTCAGCCTCAGTGATGGCGGCGCGCATAGTCTCGGCGGCAGCCGGATATTCCCAGCGGCAGTAGATATAGCCGCAATCTGCCCCGATGGCCTTGGCGCAGATCAGCATGCCTTCGATGAGCCGGAACGGCTCTCCTTCCATGATCATGCGATCACAATAGGTCCCGGCATCGCCCTCGTCCGCGTTGGCGACGACGTACTTCTGATCGGAGGCGGTCCGCTGCGCGATGTCCCATTTATTCCAGACCGGGAACGCAGCGCCGCCCCGTCCACGCAGGCCGGAAGCTTTCATTTCCTGGATAATCCTTTCCGACGACCAGCCTGCGACACGATCGGCGGCCTGCCAGCC is a genomic window containing:
- a CDS encoding iron-containing redox enzyme family protein, coding for MTFYQEMRQLVLQHGAINNSYLDRFRSGDLTDGELKEFAVEFYNFARFFPQVLVAQLVNTEDEQIADELTKVLYSELGDGETRRRHELLYRDFLRSLGIGIHDAMTRSMLPSTRAYIEGMERLYSDGNHAKALGASFGLENMAITMWDHLIPGLMHLKAARHPHMDLTYFTFHRQLEQSHEEAMKEAVQVMDGEPGSATLAVQQEQDFQEGVQAVLNYLEGFWLGLDERRSGNIRQSAQSDVRMTVTEQYR
- a CDS encoding helix-turn-helix transcriptional regulator, which gives rise to MTEIAEYFELVKGRYGLSSDYALAEKLGIAQPEANLMRRGLKVPKPELCIKIAKLLNKNPVELLLIAQKDKAPKQAKEYWTLAQTAVGVMLHVPKSPKYIPRKVAAIGQELRQLETQTLLYEGAEANAEAVRLVQTAEQSMDAIMERWNIWKKGEALYPSYLLANQAAVKRGVTIRRLIVLTREQMRQESVVTDAIQVMDDQYRAGIKIFFAFREELERAAAFQRFEEDYRQQGAARDLNTAIFDREILIFSRSYGQVQLGMVAPTIPITMINQLEITWKPELLRDLDPAPLFDMTRYVFEFCEPRAFKKELERFTRSVA
- a CDS encoding acyl-CoA dehydrogenase family protein encodes the protein MAALFKGFERIEEARERLAGRSFMVGLFAGRPDFSLLLMPDESPEDKASWEAFRPRLETFLKTNVDPDEIERTARIPDSVLKGLFALGAFGMKIPRQYGGLGFSYTNYGRALMLMASWSNALALTVAVPQSIGIAMPILMFGNEEQRRTYLPLVAREAISAFALTEPITGSDAANIATEAVLDSSGTAFVVNGEKLWCTNGPIARYVTLIARVPAKRKAQNGQTSWEPVPAGKEADDHVHTAFILDMHTPGVHIRQHCQFEGCRGIENAHMTFTDVHVPAGNVIGEVGRGLKYALTILNVGRAVSIPAICLGMAKQAWQPTLDRANQRLTFQKPLGTRQTQRIRLGRMAANLFAMEALAFTAWRMADQHTFDVRIEAALAKLFCSERTIQFLKDAQVIFGGMGYETAHSKWVRGEPAFGIEQLVRDAEMYRIGEGATDILRPFVAREGLNMHLERAGHLFDERTTGIRQFIELRRLLQFYAPWYMSQWRSRRLPPRPEFQRSNVRSKLLFVERASRRLARTIFYAMLLHRKTLQDDQGRQNRIEMIGEDLLVIAATALYADTQERIAAHSDVWELVEGYVREATDRIAHNTQGLIRNRDAGVASIGSKALSGRYASLTDGIIQRALQDYVRRERALKPDEEHMRKVV
- a CDS encoding zinc-binding alcohol dehydrogenase family protein, with protein sequence MRAWLMDSYNGVDQLRLGEVPDPQPGAAEVRLNVRYAALNPADAFLAQGLYPAKPVLPHILGRDGVGNVESVGSRVNNIRRGDTVGILRCEAGVEIPGTLAEKVVVPADSLVRIPAGWSLEEMAGAPLVFLTAWQALTQWNDPPAPPPGGSVLLMTGASGGVGVASVMLGKSMGLVVVGLSRDAEKRAKLNALGADFVFDPAAHNLVKSVSAAIHPKRVDLAIDCVGGKLLSHVIALLGHRGRISIVGRSGGVVPEFNPATLLFRRICIGGVAVGDYTSQAAQAAWEHIVGRLKAIGRHPQVDSVIPFEAVMMGFSRLAQGPMGKVVIRVAD
- a CDS encoding cytochrome c — its product is MRLVSSVILLTLTAAGILSMPPHGKATSRSASDRMAKGKQVYLKHCAGCHGSEGKGDGYKLLGADPANLTSPATQNKSDAALLTSIHEGKATMPSWNIRLSQQDARDVLVYVRTLAK
- the fdhF gene encoding formate dehydrogenase subunit alpha; this encodes MTPMAHITINGKRVIAEQGDTVYQTAIRAGIAIPSLCASAHLAPYGSCRLCLAEIEGMKGVHATCSMPVRDGMVVATESSQLTRYRRNVIELYLSERPTTESLGELTRLADLYGVTDVRYPVGAQRDQIRDESNPFFTFDNVKCISCARCVRACDEIQPARAVSMIRSGFAVRPGWGGAIGTGRHSRIADSNCVSCGACVKECPTGALSEKTVLEHGPATRQVRTTCAYCGVGCTFHAGVRDGRIVAMVPADDGPTNHGHACLKGRFGWTYNDADDRIRTPLLREGDGWKAVGWEQALDLVARSFSRIRETAGPDAVAAISSSRGTNEENYLFGKFIRCVMGTNHIDNCARVCHSATVTGMMETLGASAATNSIRDLDDAKLILVVGANPTESHPVLGAKLLQLARRGVPFIVIDPRRTEIAGVATIHLQLRPGTNVALLNGLGHVIAEEGLLDQSFIAGRTEGVEDWLATVKAYPPETVERLTGVPAHDIRRAARMYAQSGAALALHGLGMTEHRWGSHGVMALCDLALATGNIARPGTGINPLRGQNNVQGASDSGCLPTHFVAYQSLSDPVVAARHESITGKPLPSKRGMKIPDMWEAALDGRLKALWIVGYDVAQTDPNLKKVREALSRIEFLVVQDLFMSETAKFAHLVLPGASFLEKDGTFTNLERRIQRIRKVVDPPHGILPDWQVVCEVSRRMGYPMHYGHPSEIMKEIAALSPILAGVTYERLDQPDGLQWPVLDNEHPGTTLMHADGFPRGKGRFVGVDYLPPGEQPNEDYPFVLITGRILEHYNCGAQTRRTPLIDLVDRDVLEMHPDDCARLGLDGDQMVRLVSPRSAAVLPVRPSTRMRPGELFTSFHFPGSDVNSLLSSSADESSKCPEYKVSVVRVEPVDGKTPDAGR
- a CDS encoding SLBB domain-containing protein, which codes for MTTTLYLSNDTSARAAGADRLAHAWAGERDLQMVRTSSRGAFFLEPLVECDSPAGRLLWPRATLSDLPRIRAGIGGVQLADVPFLAQQQRFVFSRFGQTEPLSLTQYRAHGGWQAADRVAGWSSERIIQEMKASGLRGRGGAAFPVWNKWDIAQRTASDQKYVVANADEGDAGTYCDRMIMEGEPFRLIEGMLICAKAIGADCGYIYCRWEYPAAAETMRAAITEAERAGVLTVEGRPFRLEVFRGAGSYVCGEETALLSSLEGGRGMVKVRPPYPAVAGLYGKPTIVSNVLTFATVTEIVSRGAAWHLALGTERSKGTVALQLGGRIRQPGLIEIPFGATLREVLERFGGGMADGGRFKAVQVGGPLGSLFPESQLDIPLCFDAFNDAGAVLGHGGIVVFDDQTDMVELARHYMTFTAEESCGTCIPCRIGSVRSRELLERIERGQGTPVDLELLADLGETMKATSLCAHGARGPYPVLTAIEHFGPEFRSRLRNIDP